A genomic window from Candidatus Eremiobacterota bacterium includes:
- a CDS encoding M20/M25/M40 family metallo-hydrolase, translating to MRAAATPLDHAHDPATRERWIGALARLIGFPTVSAHRSARPHLQRCAEWLAGLFGSIGMHRARVLPGVRGGAPSVYADWLGAPGRRTVLLYGHYDVQPAEPLAEWRTPPFRATVHDGKIYGRGSSDDKGQLLIHLCALEAYLATGGALPVNVKVWLEGEEELGSPSLETFLDRYADALRARVAVVSDTELAGELPSIVYGLRGALGFELDVRGAPQELHSGRFGGAVLDPLQHVCSFVARMHDARGRIAIPGFLRGVRELPWSERARNAREHAGDAELIRRLGAVRARVDDGYSIVEHATIRPAITLHGISGGYTGPGWKAIVPTRALARASARLVPDQDPQDVAASIAAFARRSLPRGLHWTLRFGRGTRGVRIPTNDRVFHAAVNAVRDVWGAPPPFTITGGTIPIVEALHRRLAIPVVVLGFGREDDRIHGADERFDVATFYKGIDTMIRLLAELA from the coding sequence GTGCGCGCCGCGGCAACGCCGCTCGACCACGCGCACGATCCGGCGACGCGGGAGCGCTGGATCGGCGCGCTGGCGCGGCTGATCGGGTTCCCGACGGTCTCGGCGCACCGCTCCGCGCGCCCGCACCTGCAGCGCTGCGCGGAGTGGCTCGCCGGACTGTTCGGCTCGATCGGGATGCACCGCGCGCGCGTCCTCCCCGGCGTGCGCGGCGGCGCGCCGAGCGTCTACGCCGATTGGCTCGGCGCGCCGGGCCGGCGCACGGTGCTGCTGTACGGTCATTACGACGTGCAGCCGGCCGAGCCGCTCGCGGAATGGCGCACGCCGCCGTTCCGCGCGACCGTGCACGACGGCAAGATCTACGGGCGCGGCTCGAGCGACGACAAAGGCCAGCTTCTCATCCACCTCTGCGCGCTCGAGGCGTACCTCGCGACCGGCGGCGCGCTCCCGGTCAACGTCAAGGTGTGGCTCGAAGGCGAAGAAGAGCTCGGGAGCCCGTCGCTCGAGACGTTCCTCGACCGCTACGCCGACGCGCTGCGCGCGCGCGTCGCGGTTGTCAGCGACACGGAGCTTGCCGGGGAGCTGCCCTCGATCGTCTACGGCCTGCGCGGTGCGCTCGGGTTCGAGCTCGACGTCCGCGGCGCGCCGCAGGAGCTGCACAGCGGGCGCTTCGGCGGCGCGGTCCTCGACCCGCTGCAGCACGTCTGCTCATTCGTCGCGCGGATGCACGACGCGCGCGGGCGGATCGCGATCCCGGGATTTCTGCGCGGCGTGCGCGAGCTGCCGTGGTCGGAGCGCGCGCGCAACGCGCGCGAGCACGCCGGCGACGCCGAGCTGATCCGCCGGCTCGGCGCCGTGCGGGCGCGCGTCGACGACGGCTACAGCATCGTCGAGCACGCGACGATCCGGCCCGCGATCACGCTGCACGGAATCTCCGGCGGCTACACCGGCCCGGGCTGGAAGGCGATCGTCCCGACGCGAGCGCTGGCGCGCGCCAGCGCGCGGCTCGTTCCCGACCAGGATCCGCAGGACGTCGCCGCGAGCATCGCCGCGTTCGCGCGGCGCTCGCTCCCGCGCGGGCTGCATTGGACGCTGCGCTTCGGGCGCGGGACGCGCGGGGTGCGGATTCCGACGAACGATCGCGTCTTCCACGCCGCGGTGAACGCGGTGCGCGACGTGTGGGGCGCGCCGCCGCCGTTCACGATCACCGGCGGAACGATCCCGATCGTCGAGGCGCTGCACCGCCGGCTCGCGATCCCCGTCGTCGTGCTCGGTTTCGGCCGCGAAGACGACCGGATTCACGGCGCCGACGAGCGCTTCGACGTCGCGACCTTCTACAAAGGAATCGATACGATGATCCGATTGCTCGCGGAGCTGGCGTGA